In a genomic window of Flavobacterium sp. KACC 22761:
- a CDS encoding S9 family peptidase, translating to MIKKSVLSVLVVLALVLNSCKQEPKETPAPLIDVKTFFKNGEKSSFRISPDGNYFSYRADYKGKTNIFVQKVNDTKAVRVTNDTLRSIFNYFWKGDRIVYAQDVGGDENFQLFSVKADGTDLKALTPFPGIRSDITDALIDIPGKEKELIVQINKRVKEYFDPYILNVETGTLTLLYNNKENFDGWVTDNNGVIRLASKTDGVNITWNYRNSEKEPFTPLVTTTFKDVFTPASFDKDNKNIYALSNIGKDKVVLVEYDPVAKKNVKELYADSKYDLDGINYDRKKQALTSVDWEAEKQEKHFFDKDWEAINNNLKKQIEGYETDIVSYDDARTKAIVWAGNDRTPGKFYLYDFKTSNIKEVADPYPWIKENQMSHIKPITYKSRDGLEIHGYLTLPLGIEPKNLPVIINPHGGPWARDGWYYNPEVQFLANRGYAVLQMNYRGSTGYGKKFWESSFKQWGKTMQDDITDGVEWLKKEGIADENRIAIYGGSYGGYATLAGITFTPDLYAAAVDYVGVSNLFTFMNTIPPYWKPYLDQFHEMVGDPKKDSLLLASASPALHADKIKTPLFIAQGANDPRVNKAESDQMVEALKKRGVVVEYMVKNDEGHGFRNQNNRFDFYGAMEKFLDKHLKQKK from the coding sequence ATGATTAAAAAATCCGTTTTATCTGTTTTAGTTGTTTTAGCCTTGGTTTTAAATTCCTGCAAACAGGAGCCAAAAGAAACACCTGCCCCATTAATTGATGTAAAAACGTTCTTCAAAAATGGAGAAAAAAGCTCTTTCCGAATTTCGCCAGATGGAAACTACTTTAGTTATCGTGCAGATTACAAAGGAAAAACCAACATTTTTGTTCAGAAAGTAAATGATACCAAAGCGGTTCGTGTAACCAACGATACTTTGCGAAGCATTTTCAATTATTTCTGGAAAGGCGACCGAATTGTTTATGCGCAGGACGTGGGCGGTGACGAAAATTTTCAACTTTTTTCAGTAAAAGCAGACGGAACCGACTTAAAAGCTTTAACACCTTTTCCGGGTATCAGGAGCGATATTACAGACGCTTTGATTGACATTCCAGGAAAAGAAAAAGAACTGATAGTGCAAATCAATAAAAGAGTTAAAGAGTATTTTGATCCTTATATTTTGAATGTCGAAACCGGAACTTTGACATTGCTTTACAATAATAAAGAAAACTTTGACGGTTGGGTTACCGATAATAATGGCGTTATTCGTCTGGCTTCAAAAACAGATGGTGTAAACATTACATGGAATTACAGAAATTCTGAAAAAGAGCCATTTACGCCTTTGGTCACTACTACTTTCAAAGATGTTTTTACGCCTGCCTCTTTTGACAAAGACAATAAAAATATCTATGCATTGAGCAATATCGGGAAAGACAAAGTGGTTTTGGTTGAATATGATCCAGTTGCCAAAAAAAATGTGAAAGAATTATATGCTGACAGCAAATATGACTTAGACGGCATTAATTACGATCGAAAAAAACAAGCTTTAACTTCTGTTGATTGGGAAGCCGAGAAACAAGAAAAACACTTCTTTGATAAAGATTGGGAAGCAATCAACAACAATTTGAAAAAACAAATTGAAGGTTATGAAACTGATATTGTAAGCTACGATGATGCGAGAACAAAAGCCATCGTTTGGGCAGGAAATGACAGAACTCCAGGAAAATTCTATTTGTATGATTTTAAAACTTCAAATATAAAAGAAGTCGCAGATCCTTATCCTTGGATTAAGGAAAATCAAATGAGCCACATCAAACCGATAACGTACAAATCAAGAGATGGTTTAGAAATTCACGGTTACTTGACACTTCCGTTAGGAATTGAGCCTAAAAACCTTCCTGTAATCATCAATCCGCATGGCGGGCCTTGGGCAAGAGACGGCTGGTATTACAATCCGGAAGTTCAGTTTTTGGCCAATCGCGGTTATGCTGTTCTGCAAATGAACTACAGAGGAAGCACGGGTTACGGAAAGAAATTTTGGGAATCAAGCTTCAAACAATGGGGAAAAACCATGCAAGACGATATTACCGATGGTGTTGAATGGCTAAAAAAAGAAGGCATTGCCGATGAAAATCGTATTGCAATTTATGGCGGAAGTTATGGCGGTTATGCAACACTTGCCGGAATTACTTTTACACCAGATTTATATGCTGCCGCAGTGGATTACGTGGGCGTGAGCAACTTATTTACGTTCATGAATACGATTCCGCCTTATTGGAAACCGTATTTAGATCAGTTTCACGAAATGGTGGGCGATCCTAAAAAAGACAGTTTATTGCTTGCCTCTGCATCGCCAGCTTTGCATGCTGATAAAATCAAAACGCCTTTATTCATTGCACAAGGAGCAAATGATCCAAGAGTAAACAAAGCAGAAAGCGACCAAATGGTTGAAGCTTTAAAAAAACGTGGCGTCGTGGTAGAATATATGGTGAAAAATGATGAAGGACATGGTTTTAGAAATCAAAATAATCGCTTTGATTTTTATGGTGCGATGGAAAAATTCTTAGACAAACATCTGAAACAGAAAAAATAA
- a CDS encoding VOC family protein: protein MQISKLSPNFEVTDIKKTVDFYTENFGFKLIMAVPETQDGVEQTLAKNKEYVYAMMQKDNVEFMFQRSDTFKNDVLFTKDLPIGATVSFYMDIEGITEFYSTLKNKNLEITDLKTTWYGMTEFYLKDLNGYILGFAEKKEL, encoded by the coding sequence ATGCAAATAAGCAAACTTTCTCCTAATTTTGAAGTAACCGACATTAAAAAAACTGTTGATTTTTACACAGAAAACTTCGGTTTTAAACTTATTATGGCTGTTCCAGAAACTCAAGACGGCGTTGAACAAACTTTAGCAAAAAACAAAGAATATGTTTATGCTATGATGCAAAAAGACAATGTAGAATTCATGTTTCAGCGTTCAGACACCTTCAAAAATGATGTTCTTTTCACCAAAGATTTACCAATAGGTGCAACAGTCTCTTTTTATATGGATATTGAAGGCATAACTGAATTTTATTCGACTCTTAAAAATAAAAATCTTGAAATAACAGATCTGAAAACCACTTGGTACGGAATGACAGAATTCTATTTAAAAGATCTGAATGGGTATATTCTTGGTTTTGCCGAGAAAAAAGAATTGTAA
- a CDS encoding DUF6597 domain-containing transcriptional factor: MNYKEIKPAGFLTNFVQCFWYYETTDLEVEHTILPDGYFDLIAKFENDVLATLKLTGIWTKPKDILIPKNTKFFAIRFKLLALEYLFQKEIKSILDTALNLPFHFWNFDTYKSDEFEKFVHETSARLETSLKYLNEIDSRKLRLFEIVYQQKTKSVSELSGQIFWNSRQINRYFSSQFGIPLKEFLKIVRCNASYEEISNGNISLQADFFDQAHFIKEIKKYTGVTPKELSKNKNDRFLQLSKTEEK, encoded by the coding sequence ATGAATTACAAAGAAATTAAACCCGCAGGATTTTTGACCAACTTTGTACAGTGTTTTTGGTATTATGAAACCACTGATCTCGAAGTAGAACACACTATTTTACCCGATGGTTATTTTGATTTAATAGCCAAATTTGAAAATGATGTTTTAGCAACCTTAAAACTAACTGGCATTTGGACAAAACCAAAAGATATTCTAATTCCAAAAAACACAAAATTCTTTGCCATCCGATTCAAGCTTTTGGCACTTGAATATCTTTTTCAAAAAGAAATCAAATCTATTTTAGATACTGCCTTAAACTTGCCTTTTCATTTTTGGAATTTCGACACATATAAATCTGATGAGTTTGAGAAATTTGTTCACGAAACTTCGGCAAGATTAGAAACTTCGCTTAAATATTTAAACGAAATAGACAGCCGAAAATTAAGACTTTTCGAAATTGTCTATCAGCAAAAAACAAAATCGGTTTCTGAACTTTCTGGCCAGATTTTTTGGAACAGCAGACAGATCAACCGCTATTTTAGTTCGCAATTTGGAATTCCACTGAAAGAGTTTTTAAAAATTGTTCGCTGCAATGCTTCTTATGAAGAAATTTCAAATGGCAATATTAGTCTGCAAGCTGATTTTTTTGATCAAGCGCATTTCATTAAAGAAATAAAAAAATACACCGGCGTTACACCAAAAGAATTGAGCAAAAATAAAAACGACCGATTTTTACAATTATCAAAAACAGAAGAAAAATAG
- a CDS encoding DNA topoisomerase 3, whose product MKVCIAEKPSVAREIASVLGANTKHDGYYEGNGYAVTYTFGHLCTLKEPNDYKPHWKSWDLNNLPMLPEKFETKVVQNSGIQKQFKIIKSLFDKAEVVINCGDAGQEGELIQRWVMNEAHYKGEIQRLWISSLTTEAIKEGFENLKPSANYDNLYYAGFSRAIGDWLLGMNATRLYTVKHGGYKQVLSIGRVQTPTLAMVVDRFREIENFKPQPYWELQTLYRETLFSYEEGRFLNKEDGEILAEKVKESDFEIVSVDKKNGNEYAPKLFDLTGLQVYCNQKFGFSAEETLKIAQTLYEQKVITYPRVDTTFLPGDIYPKVPGILQKLTNYAELTQPILEKKIKKSPKVFNDKKVTDHHAIIPTGIQNNLPYNQQQVYDIITRRFIAVFYDDCLVANTTVIGKAAEVTFKATGKEILKKGFRVVFEDPNAKEKEPDLLPSFVVGEKGPHEPSFLQKETKPPNQFTEATLLRAMETAGKQVDDEDLRELMKENGIGRPSTRANIIETLFKRQYIVRNKKQVLPTLTGIQLIDTIQNELVKSAELTGTWEKQLKDIEKGTFTAAAFIRNMKRMVEALVYEVRSETKHANISHAATIQKPVVKAEKEKKKTSGITAETCPKCQKGNLIKGKSAFGCSEYKSGCDFVLPFVFHDKKITESQYLRLIQKGSTVNIKGFKTDSETVEGLIRFEENYKLKLEPKKTEKKAETKESPDALTCPKCKKGTILKGKTAYGCAEYKSGCDFKVTFDEVRAKLKDQKPTKELVYSILSESV is encoded by the coding sequence ATGAAGGTCTGTATTGCTGAGAAACCAAGTGTAGCGCGTGAAATTGCATCCGTTTTGGGTGCTAATACCAAGCACGATGGCTATTACGAAGGCAACGGTTATGCAGTGACCTATACTTTCGGGCATTTATGTACCTTGAAAGAACCCAATGATTACAAACCGCATTGGAAAAGCTGGGATTTGAACAATCTGCCGATGCTTCCTGAAAAGTTCGAAACCAAAGTCGTTCAGAATTCGGGAATCCAGAAACAGTTTAAAATCATTAAAAGTCTTTTTGACAAAGCCGAAGTGGTCATCAACTGCGGGGATGCTGGACAAGAAGGAGAATTGATTCAGCGTTGGGTCATGAACGAAGCCCATTACAAAGGCGAAATTCAGCGTTTATGGATTTCATCTTTGACGACCGAAGCCATCAAAGAAGGTTTTGAAAACCTGAAACCGTCAGCCAATTACGATAATTTATATTACGCCGGATTTTCAAGAGCGATTGGAGATTGGCTTTTAGGCATGAATGCGACGCGTTTGTACACCGTAAAACATGGTGGGTACAAACAAGTTTTATCTATTGGGCGCGTACAAACGCCAACACTGGCAATGGTTGTGGATCGTTTTAGAGAAATCGAAAACTTCAAACCGCAGCCGTATTGGGAATTACAGACTTTATATAGAGAAACGCTTTTTAGTTATGAAGAAGGTCGTTTTTTAAACAAAGAAGACGGAGAAATTCTGGCCGAAAAAGTAAAAGAAAGTGATTTCGAAATTGTTTCGGTTGACAAAAAGAACGGAAACGAATATGCTCCAAAGCTTTTTGATTTAACAGGATTGCAAGTTTATTGCAACCAGAAATTTGGGTTTTCGGCAGAAGAAACGCTGAAAATCGCACAGACCTTATACGAACAAAAAGTAATTACATATCCCAGAGTTGATACGACTTTTTTGCCGGGAGATATTTATCCGAAAGTGCCGGGAATTCTGCAAAAATTAACTAATTATGCCGAATTGACCCAACCCATTTTGGAGAAAAAAATAAAAAAATCACCAAAGGTTTTCAATGACAAAAAAGTAACCGATCACCACGCTATTATTCCAACCGGAATTCAAAATAATCTGCCATACAACCAACAGCAGGTTTATGATATAATTACAAGACGTTTTATTGCTGTTTTTTATGATGATTGTTTGGTTGCCAATACGACCGTAATTGGAAAAGCGGCAGAAGTGACTTTTAAAGCAACAGGAAAAGAAATCTTAAAAAAAGGTTTCCGCGTAGTATTTGAAGATCCAAATGCAAAAGAAAAAGAACCCGATTTACTGCCAAGTTTTGTTGTAGGCGAAAAAGGGCCTCATGAACCTTCTTTTCTTCAAAAAGAAACCAAACCGCCCAATCAGTTTACCGAAGCGACTTTACTGCGCGCCATGGAAACTGCTGGAAAACAAGTTGATGACGAAGATTTGCGTGAATTGATGAAAGAAAACGGAATCGGGCGTCCGTCAACGCGTGCGAATATCATCGAGACACTTTTCAAACGTCAGTATATTGTTCGAAACAAAAAACAGGTTTTGCCAACTTTAACCGGAATTCAATTGATTGATACTATTCAGAATGAATTGGTCAAGTCAGCCGAACTTACTGGAACTTGGGAAAAGCAATTGAAAGATATCGAAAAAGGAACTTTCACTGCTGCTGCGTTTATCCGAAACATGAAAAGAATGGTGGAAGCTTTGGTTTATGAAGTCCGAAGCGAAACAAAACATGCCAATATTTCGCATGCAGCAACAATTCAAAAACCTGTTGTAAAAGCAGAAAAAGAGAAAAAGAAAACTTCTGGCATTACAGCAGAAACTTGTCCGAAATGCCAAAAAGGAAACCTGATAAAAGGAAAATCGGCTTTTGGATGCAGTGAATACAAATCGGGTTGTGATTTTGTATTGCCTTTTGTTTTTCATGATAAAAAAATCACGGAAAGCCAATATTTGCGATTGATTCAAAAAGGTTCGACGGTAAACATAAAAGGCTTCAAAACTGATTCTGAAACTGTTGAAGGATTGATTCGTTTTGAGGAAAATTACAAATTGAAATTAGAACCGAAGAAAACAGAGAAAAAAGCTGAAACTAAAGAAAGTCCAGATGCTTTGACTTGTCCAAAATGCAAAAAAGGAACCATCCTAAAAGGCAAAACTGCGTACGGCTGTGCCGAATACAAATCGGGTTGCGATTTCAAAGTGACTTTCGACGAAGTTCGAGCAAAACTAAAAGATCAAAAACCTACTAAAGAACTGGTTTACTCAATTTTGTCTGAAAGCGTTTAG
- a CDS encoding SRPBCC domain-containing protein: MENFDWTSFTKKIAIKAKISNIYNAWTIANELEKWFLEKVSFFDANEKTIGKDQNVLEGATYEWFWYLYKDAMKGKITSTNGKDQLQFTFEGNCLVDIKLTETNGYTIVELHQHNIPTDDYSKQNIRLGCSNGWHFYLTNLKSVYEGGLDLRNKNENLNPMINN, from the coding sequence ATGGAAAACTTCGACTGGACATCATTCACCAAAAAAATAGCCATAAAAGCTAAAATCAGCAACATTTACAATGCTTGGACAATTGCAAATGAACTGGAAAAATGGTTTCTAGAAAAAGTATCTTTTTTTGATGCCAATGAAAAAACAATCGGCAAAGACCAAAATGTTTTGGAAGGCGCTACTTATGAATGGTTTTGGTATTTGTATAAAGATGCAATGAAAGGAAAAATTACTTCAACCAACGGAAAAGATCAATTGCAATTTACATTTGAAGGAAATTGTCTTGTTGATATAAAATTGACCGAAACGAATGGTTATACAATCGTCGAATTGCATCAACACAATATTCCGACAGATGATTATTCGAAACAAAATATAAGACTTGGCTGTTCAAACGGCTGGCATTTTTATTTGACCAATCTAAAATCGGTTTACGAAGGAGGATTGGATTTGCGTAATAAAAATGAGAATCTGAATCCGATGATTAATAATTAA
- a CDS encoding lysozyme inhibitor LprI family protein, with translation MKNFLLYSTTFFLFSCSTTLFAQTQLEMNETAINNFKKADDKLNQVYKNLIKKLDEKEKSLLIAAQKNWIKFRDSKCDFEKQEYDGGSIQPLIYYTCLTECTEERTKGLKRNLTDRESRYGTN, from the coding sequence ATGAAAAACTTCCTTCTATATTCTACAACATTCTTTTTATTTAGTTGCAGCACTACTTTATTTGCACAGACGCAACTTGAAATGAATGAGACTGCCATTAATAATTTTAAAAAAGCAGATGATAAACTTAACCAAGTTTATAAGAATCTAATAAAAAAATTAGATGAAAAAGAAAAAAGTTTATTGATTGCAGCTCAGAAAAATTGGATAAAATTTAGAGATTCAAAATGTGATTTTGAAAAACAGGAATATGATGGCGGAAGTATTCAACCGTTAATTTATTATACCTGTCTTACGGAATGTACAGAAGAAAGAACTAAAGGTCTCAAAAGAAATTTGACCGATCGCGAAAGTAGATATGGTACTAACTAG
- a CDS encoding tetratricopeptide repeat protein encodes MKNNLFLFTALCFIVTIQAQKREFKCQEIYKAAKLIDEGKYDESIAILKECEKADPKDYAYPYEIALAYTHKEEYQKAIDQLEKIKNYAGVEADLYQLLGNNYDYVKNPKKAIEIYEEGLTKFPNAGRLYLEKGVVYESQENYVEAVLSYEKGIEVDPMYPSNYYRASLLYLDSDDKLAGLMYGEIFVNIERTTKRTQKISELLFNTYKNNIQFKDNEIKIDFCKNVNDDNVDAKNLKLPFCAVYRKNLSLSLLGQKEITLKSLSEIRTAFIKNYFKDDYKKFSNVILEYQKTLFDAGLFETYNEYLFQMGAQDEFDAWQTANQDKMDEFIAWYTVPENILKITKENTYLAN; translated from the coding sequence ATGAAAAACAACCTCTTTCTGTTTACTGCACTATGTTTTATTGTAACAATCCAAGCTCAAAAAAGAGAATTTAAATGCCAGGAAATTTATAAAGCAGCCAAATTAATAGACGAAGGGAAATACGACGAAAGTATTGCAATTTTAAAAGAATGCGAAAAAGCAGATCCTAAAGATTATGCTTATCCGTATGAAATTGCATTGGCGTATACACATAAAGAAGAATATCAAAAAGCGATTGATCAGCTGGAAAAAATCAAAAATTATGCTGGAGTCGAAGCCGATCTTTATCAGTTACTAGGAAACAATTACGATTATGTCAAAAATCCTAAAAAAGCTATTGAAATTTATGAAGAAGGATTGACCAAATTCCCAAATGCTGGAAGATTGTACCTCGAAAAAGGCGTTGTTTATGAATCTCAAGAAAACTATGTGGAAGCCGTTTTGAGTTACGAAAAAGGAATAGAAGTTGATCCAATGTATCCTTCAAACTATTATAGAGCTTCATTATTGTATTTAGACTCAGATGACAAACTTGCAGGTTTAATGTATGGAGAAATTTTTGTAAATATCGAAAGGACGACCAAACGAACACAAAAAATAAGCGAATTACTTTTCAACACATATAAAAACAATATTCAATTTAAGGACAACGAAATTAAGATTGATTTCTGCAAAAACGTAAATGATGACAACGTCGATGCTAAAAATTTAAAACTCCCGTTTTGTGCTGTTTATCGCAAAAATCTTTCGTTGAGTTTGCTTGGACAAAAAGAAATTACATTAAAATCACTTTCAGAAATCAGAACGGCATTTATTAAAAACTACTTTAAAGATGATTATAAGAAATTCTCAAATGTGATTTTAGAGTATCAAAAAACCTTATTCGACGCTGGTTTGTTTGAAACGTACAATGAATACCTTTTTCAGATGGGCGCACAAGATGAATTTGACGCTTGGCAAACAGCTAATCAGGATAAAATGGATGAATTTATTGCTTGGTATACCGTTCCTGAAAATATTTTAAAAATCACTAAAGAGAATACTTATTTGGCGAATTAG
- a CDS encoding GreA/GreB family elongation factor, which produces MSQNIILTTGTYDLIKDHIRRKKVTVEEEELLLNQLKKASQVLRKDLPHDIVSINRRITYKDHNKNEEKTILLVGPEKAKASKNKISVLSDEGIAMVGCKEGNIIDWPTKKGNLKLEILKVEIEA; this is translated from the coding sequence ATGTCACAAAATATTATATTAACAACAGGAACCTACGATTTAATTAAGGATCATATAAGAAGAAAAAAAGTAACGGTAGAGGAAGAAGAATTGTTATTAAACCAATTAAAAAAAGCTTCTCAAGTATTGCGAAAAGACTTGCCTCATGACATTGTTTCAATAAACAGAAGAATTACTTACAAAGATCACAACAAGAATGAAGAAAAAACAATTCTTCTTGTGGGTCCAGAAAAAGCAAAAGCAAGCAAAAACAAAATTTCAGTTCTTTCAGATGAAGGTATTGCTATGGTAGGATGCAAAGAAGGCAATATTATTGATTGGCCAACTAAAAAAGGAAATTTAAAACTAGAAATTTTAAAAGTGGAAATAGAAGCTTAG